One stretch of Leptospira hartskeerlii DNA includes these proteins:
- a CDS encoding methyl-accepting chemotaxis protein has product MVANSFQTTNFSEKGAISINKIRIGFSIVMLLVNVLALFSQGSSSQTSTFINFSIELTIFGYGIAQILLLKKGKLKSSFVTLCVFLDILMYSLIFITVTIYAANAEAMVGTLKMPFFIMLYFFVMIYSGLLLSPKTTLMVGYLALIGTFSMDYFAWLKGVEFKYTTDKSTEISVFFEIIRFVFFVLGIHILTSVVKFLVSVSDVAIKSTVEAEAKSEEAEKAKNRITDEASTLNKNTSEMKTEMDTLNSEIQSQVSSMEQISASLEELAASTDSAAEFVKAQFGKIEELNKESDTLNSILKEVKISTESLSKTTEESKGYSKDVSGAMEVLGNNFGEVSKSFQKVQDVNDIMREIADRTNLLALNASIEAARAGEHGKGFAVVAQEVAKLADSASENAATISKIIGEAAKLITNGNTAAEETKRKVSVQESGFTSVVDNLDQLRSRVENQGRIHESFLKSFRELFDLSRQIESIASEQKNGTKEVVQALSSIEQSSNIISEGSNRMRSSLEELSEQSKRLVVQ; this is encoded by the coding sequence ATGGTGGCAAACTCCTTCCAAACTACAAATTTTTCAGAAAAAGGAGCGATCAGCATCAATAAGATCCGGATCGGATTCTCTATAGTGATGCTTTTAGTGAACGTTCTGGCTTTATTCTCTCAAGGGTCCAGCTCCCAAACTAGCACATTCATAAACTTTTCCATAGAACTTACGATCTTTGGCTACGGGATAGCTCAGATATTGCTGCTCAAAAAAGGAAAGCTTAAAAGTTCGTTTGTGACTCTTTGCGTATTCTTAGACATTTTAATGTATTCACTCATCTTTATTACAGTAACCATTTATGCGGCAAATGCGGAAGCGATGGTCGGAACATTAAAGATGCCATTCTTCATCATGTTGTATTTTTTCGTGATGATCTATTCAGGTCTTCTTCTTTCGCCTAAAACCACTCTGATGGTCGGATATTTGGCTTTGATCGGAACATTCTCCATGGATTATTTCGCATGGTTAAAGGGAGTGGAGTTCAAATATACTACGGATAAATCCACGGAGATCTCCGTATTTTTCGAGATCATACGATTCGTATTTTTCGTTTTAGGAATTCATATTTTAACTTCAGTGGTAAAATTTTTGGTCTCTGTTTCGGATGTAGCGATCAAGTCCACGGTAGAAGCAGAAGCAAAAAGTGAAGAAGCGGAGAAGGCCAAAAATAGAATTACTGACGAAGCTTCTACTCTGAATAAAAATACTTCCGAGATGAAAACCGAAATGGATACTCTAAACTCGGAAATCCAAAGCCAGGTTTCTAGTATGGAACAGATCAGCGCTTCTCTCGAAGAATTAGCGGCATCCACGGACAGCGCGGCAGAATTCGTAAAGGCACAGTTCGGAAAGATAGAAGAATTAAACAAAGAAAGCGATACCTTAAATTCAATCCTAAAAGAAGTGAAAATCTCCACTGAATCGTTATCTAAAACAACGGAAGAATCCAAAGGTTATAGCAAAGATGTTTCCGGAGCTATGGAAGTATTGGGAAATAATTTTGGAGAAGTAAGTAAATCCTTCCAAAAGGTCCAAGATGTAAACGATATCATGAGAGAGATCGCAGACAGGACCAACTTACTAGCGTTAAATGCTTCGATCGAGGCCGCGAGAGCAGGAGAACATGGAAAAGGATTTGCGGTAGTAGCTCAAGAAGTAGCAAAACTCGCAGACAGCGCTTCCGAAAATGCAGCCACAATTTCTAAAATTATTGGAGAGGCAGCGAAACTGATCACAAACGGAAACACTGCGGCAGAAGAAACAAAAAGAAAAGTTTCCGTCCAAGAATCCGGATTTACTTCTGTCGTAGATAATCTGGACCAATTGAGATCCAGAGTGGAAAACCAAGGACGCATTCACGAATCTTTCTTAAAATCTTTCCGGGAACTATTCGATCTATCCAGACAGATAGAATCCATCGCAAGCGAG
- a CDS encoding CPBP family intramembrane glutamic endopeptidase, with the protein MQNKNYPFLGAVGLCFLVLVTGFGIGIVIAILQSVAKLNLDAKVITAIGNSASFGFAIWIGLKISKKEYSEVLRLKPLRPLEAFSFAITAIGFSLLLSEVDNLFSMFVPKPDFIINLFQGLFDGENIFLSVILLSVVAPITEELMFRGVILDRFLKHFSIPSSFLLSSLLFGLIHLNPWQFIGSSILGIYMAWVVYKTDSILNSILIHAVFNGIPLIVLNGLQLEIPGFSAPIAGKIQVLQPIWLDLLGLLITCFGLSFTFFLFGRRNEKTA; encoded by the coding sequence GTGCAAAATAAAAATTATCCATTTTTAGGAGCGGTCGGTCTTTGCTTCTTAGTTTTAGTTACAGGTTTCGGAATAGGGATCGTGATTGCGATCCTTCAATCCGTAGCAAAATTGAATTTAGATGCGAAGGTGATTACAGCGATAGGAAACTCAGCTTCGTTTGGATTTGCGATCTGGATCGGACTTAAAATTTCTAAAAAAGAATATTCTGAAGTTCTGCGCCTCAAACCGTTGAGGCCACTTGAGGCGTTCAGTTTCGCAATCACTGCAATTGGTTTTTCCCTTCTTCTTTCGGAAGTGGATAATCTGTTTTCGATGTTCGTTCCTAAGCCGGACTTCATCATAAACTTATTCCAAGGATTATTCGATGGGGAGAATATATTCTTATCTGTGATCTTGCTTTCAGTCGTAGCTCCGATCACAGAAGAACTTATGTTTAGAGGAGTGATCTTAGATAGGTTCTTGAAACATTTTTCGATTCCTTCTTCCTTCCTTCTTTCCTCTTTGTTGTTCGGACTAATCCATCTGAATCCTTGGCAATTTATCGGTTCCAGCATTCTCGGGATCTACATGGCTTGGGTAGTTTATAAAACGGATTCGATCTTGAATTCGATTTTAATCCATGCTGTCTTTAATGGAATTCCATTGATAGTATTGAATGGGCTTCAACTTGAGATCCCAGGCTTTTCTGCGCCCATTGCCGGAAAAATTCAAGTACTACAACCTATTTGGCTAGACCTTTTGGGTTTACTGATTACTTGTTTTGGATTATCTTTTACATTCTTTTTGTTCGGAAGAAGGAACGAGAAAACAGCATAA
- a CDS encoding FFLEELY motif protein, with the protein MDLKELEPVRLAVVRSTIERLRHTYSDLLTSIKGYDGIPGFFENNLYAPTNKEERDNALESLYEKLKTVAGKSMTDNIHQIILLNKLTDSLDFDTAKVVIENNLIENGEIPQENLYAALGAVGRFDDRRAQIGMVGETLRFFFSLSKLPMVKLIMAPIKVAASMVGATSLVDTMEAGYNLSSKIKDLQPFIDSFIDRENRLLGKLINGEKHEPIQF; encoded by the coding sequence ATGGATCTGAAAGAACTCGAACCAGTTCGTCTTGCCGTTGTCAGATCCACAATCGAAAGATTGCGTCATACATATTCGGATCTTTTAACATCGATTAAGGGATACGACGGGATCCCAGGCTTCTTCGAAAACAATCTCTACGCTCCCACCAACAAAGAAGAAAGAGACAATGCTCTCGAAAGTTTGTACGAAAAATTAAAAACGGTCGCGGGCAAGTCCATGACCGACAATATTCATCAAATAATTCTACTCAACAAACTCACTGACTCCTTGGATTTTGATACTGCAAAAGTTGTAATCGAAAATAACCTCATCGAGAACGGAGAGATCCCTCAAGAAAATCTTTATGCAGCATTAGGCGCAGTAGGTAGATTCGATGATAGAAGGGCCCAGATCGGAATGGTGGGAGAAACTCTAAGGTTTTTCTTCTCTCTCTCCAAGCTTCCTATGGTAAAACTAATCATGGCTCCCATCAAAGTTGCAGCATCCATGGTAGGAGCCACTTCTTTAGTAGATACTATGGAAGCAGGTTATAATCTATCCTCAAAGATCAAAGACTTACAACCGTTCATTGATTCATTCATAGACAGAGAAAACAGACTTTTAGGCAAACTGATCAACGGCGAAAAACACGAGCCGATCCAATTTTAA